The DNA window AATTAGATAGTTTTCAATTTTAGATAATTCTAAGATTACCTTTATATTATCATCTTCAAAAAAATGTCCTTTATAATTATTAAATATTAAACCATGTAATTTTATTCCCATAGTATTAAGAGCATTTAAAGTAAGCATAGTATGATTTATTGCTCCTACTTTTGTTCCACAGACTAAAATAACAGGAAGATTAAATAATTTTATTAAATCATAGATATAGAATTTATCTCTAATTAAAGGAACATAAAGTCCTCCAGCTCCTTCAACTAAAATATTAGAATATTTTTTCTTTAAATCTTCAAAATGTTTCTTAACATTTTCTATTTCTATTGTTGTACCTTCCATTTCAGAAGCTAAATGTGGAGAAACTTCTTCTTTTAAAGTGTAAGTTACCATAGAATCATCATAATCAACACCTATAAATTTTGTTAAAAAATCTACATCAGGTGCAGTCAATTTTCCATCTTTTAAAAAGCAACCACTTTGGACAGGTTTATAATATTGAAAATTATGTTTCTTTAAAGCTTTATATAATAGAGTACTAACATAAGTTTTTCCAACATCAGTGTCTGTACCTATAACAAAGAAATCTTTAAATTTCATAACCTAGCTCCTCTATCATTTTTTTATCAGTTTCTATTGTTGTTCCAGTAGTTGTTAAAAAGTTTCCAGTAAGTGCAGAGTTAATTCCACATCTTAAACCAGTTTTTACATGTTCTCCTAATTTTATTCTTCCACCACCATATCTTAAATAAGTTTCAGGCATTATAAAACGATAAATAGATATAGTTTTTAAAATTTCTAATGGCTCTACTGGTACATTATTTTCAAATGGAGTTCCTGGGATTGGAGTTAAAACATTTATAGGTACTGAACATATTTCTAAGGCTCTCAAATCTAATGCCATATCTATTCTATCCTCAATAGTTTCACCTAGTCCAAATATTCCTCCACTACAAACATCTAGTCCAACTGCTTTTGCATTTTTGATAGTATTAATTCTATCATCATAAGTATGTGATGTACAAACATTAGGATAGAATCTTCTTGAAGATTCTAAGTTATGATGATAAGTTAAAACACCAGCATCAGCTAATTTTTGTAAAGCTTCTTTTGTACATATTCCATGAGAAGCACAAAGTTCTAATTTTCCTGTATGTTCACCTATATATTTATAAATTTCAACTAATTTATCTAATTCTTTTTCATTTCCATTAAGCCCTCTACCACTTGTTACAAGTGAGAACCTATGAGCACCTTCATTTTCATTTCTTTTAGCTTCGCAGAGTGCTAATTCCTTAGAAACAAGCCCATAGACATCTGCTCCTGTCTTGAAATGAGCTGACTGTGCACAGTACTTGCAGTTCTCAGAACATTTACCAGATTTTGCATTAATAATGGTGCATAAATCAAAATATTTCCCACAAAATGCTTCTCTAATTTGATCTGCTGCATCAAAGAGTATATTCAAAGTTTCCATATCATTGTTAGGAATCTGTGATAAGAATATTGCCTCTTCACGAGTTATTTCATATTTTTCATTGATAATTTTATTTTTTAAATATAATATAAACTCCTTAACATTGATTGGTTCAGCCTGATTATTTTCTTTTTCTTTTAAAAAATTGAAAAAGCTAAATTTTCCCCCTCCAGCTGAATTTTTTTCTTTTAACATGTATCTCCTTCCTTTCCTTGCACTTAAAAAATTGTATCACTTCGTATATGATAGCATAAATTAAAAAAATATTCCATATTTGAAAGCCATAAAATTTTAAAATTATAAATATTATTTTATTTTAAAATAAAAAACACCTAGAAATTTCTCTAAGTGTTTTCTATTCTTAAAACTTATAAGTAAGCTATTAATAATTTTACTGTTTCAACAATTCCATCATTATGACATCTTTCATAGTGATGAGTTGCATCAACATTTGGTCCTATACAAGCATATTTAAAATCAAATCCTTGTAAGATTGCAGTTGTTGCATCTGAACCATATCTATTATATACACCAACAGTATACTTTATATTATTTTTGTTAGCAGTTTCTTGAAGCTTTTTTCTAAGAGTAAAGTCATAAGTGCTTCTGCTATCCTTAGCAATAATTTGTACCTTTTTCTCATCTCCATGTGCATCTTCACCTGCAACAAGTCCAATGTCAACTGCAATAAATTCATCTAAATCTTCTGGAAAAACTGATACACCATGCCCAATTTCTTCATAATTAGAAAAATATACATATAAATCAGTTTTTGGTTTTAGGTTATTATCTTTTAAATATTTTATATAAGATAAAATTTGAGCAACACATAATTTATCATCTAGATATCTTGATTTTATATAACCATTATCTAGAATTCTTGTACGAGTTTCAAAAGAGACAAAATCACCTTGTAAAATACCTAATTTTAAAACATCTTCATCAGTCTTAACTTCTTCATCTATTCTTATCTCCATTGTTTCTTCTGTTCTTGGCATTTCTCTTGCCACATCACCATAAACATGAACAGAAGCTTTAATAGGAAGTAAAGTCCCAGAATATGTTTTTCCAGAAATAGTATGAATAGTTACATTTTCTCCTTCCACAGAGCCCCAAGCAAAACCCCCAACATTAGTTACTTCCAATCTACCATTTTTTTTGATTTTCTTTACAACAGCTCCTAAAGTATCAACATGAGCAGAAATCATTTTTTTATAGTTAGAATCTTCTCCTTTAATGAATGCAATTAAAGCACCTTTTTTTGTAATATTGTAATTTTTTATACCTAGTTTTTTTAATTCATTTTTTACATATTCAATAGCATTATGAGTGTAACCAACAGGACTTGGTATATTTAAAAGCTCAATAGTTTTATTAAGTATGTATTTTAAATCTATATTCATTAATATCATTCCTTTATTTTACATCTAAATTTTTAAATTTATGCATAGTTGTTGGATCATAGTCAAAACCTATAATTCTTTTATTGATTCCAATATTTTCATTTTTATTGAATAAAACAATAAGAGGAGAGTCTTCATGAGCTATTATTTGAGCATTTTTATAGTGTTCTTTTCTTTCTTCAGGAGTTAAAACAACTCTTGCCATTTCAACTTCTTTATCAAATTCTGGGTTAGAATAACGAGCTCTATTTCCAGGGAAACCTATTGATTTACTATCTAATAGAGGATATAAAACTATATCAGCATCAGAAGTTCCAGATATCCAACCTCCTAAATAAGCAGTAAAGTCTCCTTCTCCTGTTTTTTGTAAATATGTTCCCCATTCAAGAGTTTCAATCTTCATATCAATTCCAACATCTTTTAAGTTAGCTTGAATTATTTGTGCGACTTGTAATCTCACTGGACTATCATTTACATAAAGAGAAAATGATTTGTCTTTTACACCTGATTTTTCTATTAATTCTTTAGCTTTTTCTGGATTAAAAGGATATTCTTCAAGTCCATCATAATAACCAAAAACATTTGGATTTACTATTGATTTTGCAACTTTCCCTTTTCCTGAGAAAATAGAATCAACAATACTTTTTTTATCAATAGCATAGTTAAGAGCTTGTCTAAATTCTTTATTTGTAAATGGAGCTTTTTCAACATTTAAACAAATGTATTCAGTAGCAGTAGTTGGTTCAGAAATTAATTCTAATTTATCATTGGCTTCAACAGTTTGAGCATTTATTGGAGCTAAACCAGTTGCTATATCAATTTCACCAGTTTCTAATGCTGCTAGTCTACTTGTATCTTCTGGTATAGATCTTATAATTAATTTTTGAATTTTAGGAGCACCTTCAAAATAATCTTGAAATGCTTCCATTTCAATTTTTTCTCCATCATTGTATGCTACTAACTTAAATGCACCTGTTCCCATTGGAGCAATATTTAAGTCATTTCCAGCTTCAACATATTTTTTATTAACTATTGAAGTTAATGGATGTGCCAAGTTAAATAACAAAGGTGAAGAAGAATTTTTTAACAATATCTTTATTTCATAATCATTTACTTTTTCAACTTTATCTATTTCTTCAATCATTATAGAAGCACCAGGTTTATCTTTCATTACTTGAAAGCTAAAAACTACATCATCAGCAGTAAGTTCAGAACCATCATGGAATTTTACACCCTTTTTAAGAACAATATCCAATTCTTTATCATTTTTGTATTCATAACTTTCAGCAAGTTCTGGTACAATAGTTCCATCTTTTTCCCTATTAAATAGAGTGTTATAAAACTGTCTTGAAACCATTAAATCAGGAATTGAATTATACATATGTGGATCTAATGATTTGGGTTTTGCACCTTGTGCAACAGTAACAACTTTATTTTCAGTTGTTGTATCAGATTTTTTTTCTCCACAAGCAACTAAAAATAATGAAAGTAAAAGTAACAAATAAATAATTTTCTTCATTTTATCATCTCCCTATTCTTTGATAATATATTGGTTAACTATACAACTTTTTTTTAATTAATAAAAATATATATAATTTATACTTTTATATTTTTAATTTATTATTTTATATTTTAAAAATTAAAAAAACTTGAAATATAAACTTTTTTTGGTTATTATTTAAGTAAATATTTTAAGAATATTTTGAAAAAAAAAAGAAATATGTTATTATAAAGACATGCTATTATATTTTACATAAAAGAAATACAGGAGGGAGAATGGCTAAACAAAAATATTATGCTTATTTTTTTGATGAAAAAAATAATGGAATAGTAGATACTTGGAGTGAATGTGAAAAGATAGTTCATGGAACAAAAGCCAGGTATAAATCATTTATAGATAAATCTGTTGCTCAAGATTGGCTAGATAGTGGTGCAAATTATGAAAGAAATATTAGTTTAAAAACTCCTGTGAACACAATACTAGAAAAAGGTATATATTTTGATTCTGGTACAGGTAGAGGAATTGGAGTAGAAGTTAGAGTTACAGATGAGAACAAAGAAAATATTTTAGATAAAATATCTCCAAATACATTAAAAGAATTATTAAAGGATACTACTTGGATAAAAAATGAATTTGGGAATATTCAGTTTGAAACAAAAAAAACAAATAATTTTGGAGAGCTTATAGGGTTTTATTTTGCACTAAATTGTGCAAAATTGTTAAAATGTAATCTTATTTTAGGAGACAGTCGTTTAGTTATAGATTATTGGTCTTTGGGACGATTTCATGAAAATAATTTAGAATTAGAAACTATAAATTACATAAATAAAGTTATACAATTAAGAAAGGAGTTTGAAAAAAACAAAGGAATAGTAAGACATATCTCTGGGGATGTTAATCCAGCAGATTTAGGTTTTCATAAATAGGAGGTTTTAAATTGGAGGATAAGTTTATATTATTTAGTAATGAACATTTAATAACAGTAGGGATTGGTTTTATTTCCTGTATTTTATTGGTATTTTTAGGTTTTTTTACAGAGAAAAAGACAACTTTTGCTAAAATTGTAGCTATTGCTGTCTTAGGAGTGAAAATAGCAGAATTACTATTTAGACATCATTATTATGGAGAAACAGTGGCTGAGCTTTTACCACTTCACTTATGTCCAATAGTAATAATACTTTCTATTTTTATGATGTTTTTTCATAGCGAAGTATTATTTCAGCCAGTTTATTTTTGGTCAATAGGAGCATTTTTTGCAATACTTATGCCAGATATAAGAGATGGAATGAGTAATTTTGCTTCTCAAAGTTTTTTTATAACTCATTTCTTCATTTTATTTAGTACAGCTTATGCTTTTGTACATTTTAGATTTAGACCTACAAAAGTTGGTTTTCTTTGTTCATTTTTATTGTTAGTAACACTTGCATTTATTATGTATTTCGTAAACAATAAATTAGGAACAAATTTTCTGTATGTTAATCATCCACCAGTAACAAAGAGTTTAATGGATTTTATGGGACCATGGCCATATTATATATTCTCACTTGCTGGAATAGATATAGCAATTTCTTTCTTTATGTACTTACCATTTAGAAAAAATAAAAAATCAAAATATGGAAGTTGGAAAAGTTATTAAGATTATAAAAAGGGTTGTTTGTCAAATAATGTTGATAAAAAAGTTGAGACTTACAATTAACAGAACTAAGAGAATTTTTTTGAGAATAAAATCTTAAAAGATTCTCTTTTTTGTTTAATTAAATCACTTTATTGAATTAAAAAATTAAGCACTAATTGATATAATTCCTGCTTGAATTAATATGCGCTTTTTAAAATTACTAAAATTTGAATATCCAAATGCTGTTTTCTTTATTGACTTAATTTTGTTGTTTAAACCTTCTATCAAACCATTTGTAATGTTTGACTTAAACATATTTTCAATGTGTTTCATATATTTTTTTAAACTCTTTAAAGCTGTAAGCATTTGTTTAGATACTTTCTCTTTTTTAATTTTAAAAAGATAAAAGTTATTCTATAATATTTAAAAAAATGCTATAATTATGGAGATTATTTTATTCAAAAAAAGTGAGGTAAGAAAAATGGTTAAAAAGAAGTATATTGCTCCTAATCTTATTACAGCAGGAAATATGTTTTTAGGTTATTTAAGTATAACTGAATCAATAAAAGGAAACTATAAAATGGCAATCTTATTCATTTTACTTGCTATGGTCTGTGATGGTTTAGATGGAAAAACAGCAAGAAAATTAGATGCATTTAGTGAATTTGGAAAAGAATTTGACTCATTTTGTGATGCTATTTCATTTGGACTAGCACCATCAATGTTAATTTACTCTATACTGATGTCAGAAGTTCCAGGAAGTCCATTTGTAGTACCTGTTTCATTTTTATACGCTCTTTGTGGAGTTATGAGATTAGTTAAATTTAACATTATAAATGTTGCTTCAAGTGAAAAAGGTGATTTTAGTGGAATGCCTATTCCTAATGCAGCAGCAATGGTAGTATCTTATCTTATGATCTGTAATGTTTTAGACGAAAAATTTGGTTTACACTTATTTGATATAAAGATTTTTATTGCAGTATCTGTTATATCAGCAAGTTTAATGGTTAGTACAATACCATTTAAAACTCCAGACAAAACTTTCTCATTTATTCCTAAAAAATTGGCTTTACTCATTATTTTAGGACTTTTAGTAACTATGTATTGGACATTAGATTACAGTGTATTCATTATTTCTTATACTTATGTTTTACTAAATATACTTACATATTTTTATAAAAGATTTGGTAGTGAAGATGAAAAAGATGAAAATGAAGTAATAGAAGAATTTATAGAAACAGACGAAAATGAAGAAAAAGGTGAGTAAGAGTGTTTAGTCAAAATGACAATATAAATATCTTAGTTATTAGGTTTAAAAGGATAGGAGATGCCATTTTAAGTTTGCCTTTATGTCATTCATTAAAATTAACTTTTCCTAATTCAAAAGTTGATTTTGTACTATATGAAGAGGCTAGCCCACTTTTTGAAGGTCACCCTTATATAGATAATGTCATTACTATAAGTAAGAAAGAACAAAAGAATCCCTTAAAATATATAAAGAAAGTTTTTAATGTTACTAAAAAAAAATATGACATTATAATTGATATTATGTCTACTCCTAAGAGTGAGTTATTTTGTATGTTTTCAAGAAAATCTCCTTTTAGAATAGGTAGATATAAGAAAAAAAGAGGTTTTTTCTATAACTATAAGATGAAAGAAAAAGACTCTTTAAATAAAGTAGATAAATTTTTAAATCAACTTCTTCCTCCATTTGAAGAAGCAGGTTTTAAAGTAAAAAGAGATTATGATTTTAAATTTTTTGCAGAAGAAAAGGAGAAAGAGAAATACAGGCAAAAAATGTTGGAAGCAGGCGTAGATTTTTCTAAACCTGTTATTGCTTTTTCAATTTATTCAAGAGTTGCTCATAAAATTTATCCTATTAATAGAATGAAAGAAGTTGTAAAATATTTAATTGATAAACATCATGCTCAAATAATATTTTTTTATTCAGCAGATCAAAAGGATGAAATACAAAAAATTCATAAAGAAATGGGAGATACTAAAAATATTTTTTCATCAATTGAAACACCTACAATAAAAGATTTAGTACCGTTTTTAGAAAATTGCGACTACTACATAGGAAATGAAGGTGGAGCAAGGCATTTAGCACAAGGAGTCGGAATCCCAACATTTGCTATTTTTAATCCAAGTGCTGAACTAAAAGAATGGCTTCCTTTCCCAAGTGAAAAAAATATGGGAATATCACCTATTGATATGGTAGAAAAAAAATCTATTCCAATTGAGGAATTTTATAAGATGAGCCCAGAAGAACAATTTTCTTTAATAGATATTGAAACAATTAAAAAAATGTCTGATGAATTAATTGAAAAAAATAAAAGGAAGTAGAAAATGAATACCAGAATTATATCTTATGTTATATCAAATCTATTTAAGCTAATGATGGCTTTATTTCTTTTTCCACTTGCAGTAAGTGTTTATTACAGAGAAGGATTAAAGCTTTCAATGGCTTATATTATACCCATAATTATTTTATGTGTATTAAGTTATTTTTTATCAGGTAAAAGTCCTGAAAATCAATCTTTCTTTTCAAAAGAAGGATTAGTTATTGTTGCATTATCTTGGTTACTTATATCATTTTTTGGTGCTTTACCATTTGTAATAAGTGGAGATATTCCCAATATGATAGATGCTTTTTTTGAAAGTGTCAGTGGATTTACAACAACAGGAGCAACTATTTTATCAGAAGTTGAAAGTTTGAATAAATCTATAATATTTTGGAGAAGTTTCACTCACTTAGTTGGAGGAATGGGAGTTCTGGTTTTAGTTTTAGCAATACTTCCAAAAGGAAATAACCAAGCACTACATATAATGAGAGCAGAAGTTCCTGGTCCAACAGTTGGTAAACTTGTTGCTAAAATGAGTTATAATTCAAGAATTTTATATATAATCTATCTTGTTATGACTCTTATAATGATACTTTTATTATTAGCTGGAGGAATGTCATTTTTTGATGCTTGCATTCATGCATTTGGTACAGCTGGTACGGGTGGTTTTAGTTCTAAAAATACAAGTATAGGTTTTTATAATAGTGCTTATATAGATTATGTAACTTCCATTGGAATGCTAGTTTTTGGACTTAACTTTAACTTATTTTATCTTTTAATTTTAGGTAATATAAAACAAGTTTTTAAAAGTGAGGAAGCAAAATATTATTTAGGAATAGTTTTTGCTGCAACAGCACTTATTTGTGTAAACATCTATCCTATTTATTCTTCAGTTTCAAGAATGATAAGAGATGTCTTCTTTACAGTATCCTCTATTATTACAACTACTGGTTATTCAACAGTAGATTTTGACAAATGGCCAGCTTTTTCAAAAACTATTATTTTATTTTTAATGTTTTGTGGAGGTTGTGCTGGTTCAACAGCTGGGGGATTTAAAATTTCCAGAGTAATTATCTTAATAAAAAAAGCTGTTAAAGAATTTAAAAAAGTTGGTCATCCTAATAAGGTGTTAAATATACAACTTGAAGGAAAAACATTGGATAAAGATATGCTTGAAGGTGTGGATAGTTACTTTATTCTTTATTCTGTTACACTTTTTATACTATTATTAATTACTTCTTTAGAATCAAATAGTTTTACAACAGCAGTGGGTTCTGTATTTGGAACATTTAACAATATAGGACCTGGACTAG is part of the Fusobacterium nucleatum genome and encodes:
- a CDS encoding ABC transporter substrate-binding protein, with the protein product MKKIIYLLLLLSLFLVACGEKKSDTTTENKVVTVAQGAKPKSLDPHMYNSIPDLMVSRQFYNTLFNREKDGTIVPELAESYEYKNDKELDIVLKKGVKFHDGSELTADDVVFSFQVMKDKPGASIMIEEIDKVEKVNDYEIKILLKNSSSPLLFNLAHPLTSIVNKKYVEAGNDLNIAPMGTGAFKLVAYNDGEKIEMEAFQDYFEGAPKIQKLIIRSIPEDTSRLAALETGEIDIATGLAPINAQTVEANDKLELISEPTTATEYICLNVEKAPFTNKEFRQALNYAIDKKSIVDSIFSGKGKVAKSIVNPNVFGYYDGLEEYPFNPEKAKELIEKSGVKDKSFSLYVNDSPVRLQVAQIIQANLKDVGIDMKIETLEWGTYLQKTGEGDFTAYLGGWISGTSDADIVLYPLLDSKSIGFPGNRARYSNPEFDKEVEMARVVLTPEERKEHYKNAQIIAHEDSPLIVLFNKNENIGINKRIIGFDYDPTTMHKFKNLDVK
- a CDS encoding ribonuclease H family protein, whose protein sequence is MAKQKYYAYFFDEKNNGIVDTWSECEKIVHGTKARYKSFIDKSVAQDWLDSGANYERNISLKTPVNTILEKGIYFDSGTGRGIGVEVRVTDENKENILDKISPNTLKELLKDTTWIKNEFGNIQFETKKTNNFGELIGFYFALNCAKLLKCNLILGDSRLVIDYWSLGRFHENNLELETINYINKVIQLRKEFEKNKGIVRHISGDVNPADLGFHK
- a CDS encoding TIGR02206 family membrane protein, producing the protein MEDKFILFSNEHLITVGIGFISCILLVFLGFFTEKKTTFAKIVAIAVLGVKIAELLFRHHYYGETVAELLPLHLCPIVIILSIFMMFFHSEVLFQPVYFWSIGAFFAILMPDIRDGMSNFASQSFFITHFFILFSTAYAFVHFRFRPTKVGFLCSFLLLVTLAFIMYFVNNKLGTNFLYVNHPPVTKSLMDFMGPWPYYIFSLAGIDIAISFFMYLPFRKNKKSKYGSWKSY
- the pssA gene encoding CDP-diacylglycerol--serine O-phosphatidyltransferase; this encodes MVKKKYIAPNLITAGNMFLGYLSITESIKGNYKMAILFILLAMVCDGLDGKTARKLDAFSEFGKEFDSFCDAISFGLAPSMLIYSILMSEVPGSPFVVPVSFLYALCGVMRLVKFNIINVASSEKGDFSGMPIPNAAAMVVSYLMICNVLDEKFGLHLFDIKIFIAVSVISASLMVSTIPFKTPDKTFSFIPKKLALLIILGLLVTMYWTLDYSVFIISYTYVLLNILTYFYKRFGSEDEKDENEVIEEFIETDENEEKGE
- the bioB gene encoding biotin synthase BioB — its product is MLKEKNSAGGGKFSFFNFLKEKENNQAEPINVKEFILYLKNKIINEKYEITREEAIFLSQIPNNDMETLNILFDAADQIREAFCGKYFDLCTIINAKSGKCSENCKYCAQSAHFKTGADVYGLVSKELALCEAKRNENEGAHRFSLVTSGRGLNGNEKELDKLVEIYKYIGEHTGKLELCASHGICTKEALQKLADAGVLTYHHNLESSRRFYPNVCTSHTYDDRINTIKNAKAVGLDVCSGGIFGLGETIEDRIDMALDLRALEICSVPINVLTPIPGTPFENNVPVEPLEILKTISIYRFIMPETYLRYGGGRIKLGEHVKTGLRCGINSALTGNFLTTTGTTIETDKKMIEELGYEI
- a CDS encoding TrkH family potassium uptake protein; this encodes MNTRIISYVISNLFKLMMALFLFPLAVSVYYREGLKLSMAYIIPIIILCVLSYFLSGKSPENQSFFSKEGLVIVALSWLLISFFGALPFVISGDIPNMIDAFFESVSGFTTTGATILSEVESLNKSIIFWRSFTHLVGGMGVLVLVLAILPKGNNQALHIMRAEVPGPTVGKLVAKMSYNSRILYIIYLVMTLIMILLLLAGGMSFFDACIHAFGTAGTGGFSSKNTSIGFYNSAYIDYVTSIGMLVFGLNFNLFYLLILGNIKQVFKSEEAKYYLGIVFAATALICVNIYPIYSSVSRMIRDVFFTVSSIITTTGYSTVDFDKWPAFSKTIILFLMFCGGCAGSTAGGFKISRVIILIKKAVKEFKKVGHPNKVLNIQLEGKTLDKDMLEGVDSYFILYSVTLFILLLITSLESNSFTTAVGSVFGTFNNIGPGLDATGPTSNFGLFSPFLKFILSLGMLLGRLEIIPLLILVSPRIYRKRD
- the bioD gene encoding dethiobiotin synthase, which gives rise to MKFKDFFVIGTDTDVGKTYVSTLLYKALKKHNFQYYKPVQSGCFLKDGKLTAPDVDFLTKFIGVDYDDSMVTYTLKEEVSPHLASEMEGTTIEIENVKKHFEDLKKKYSNILVEGAGGLYVPLIRDKFYIYDLIKLFNLPVILVCGTKVGAINHTMLTLNALNTMGIKLHGLIFNNYKGHFFEDDNIKVILELSKIENYLIIKNEQKEISDKEIEKFFN
- a CDS encoding M42 family metallopeptidase, with the translated sequence MNIDLKYILNKTIELLNIPSPVGYTHNAIEYVKNELKKLGIKNYNITKKGALIAFIKGEDSNYKKMISAHVDTLGAVVKKIKKNGRLEVTNVGGFAWGSVEGENVTIHTISGKTYSGTLLPIKASVHVYGDVAREMPRTEETMEIRIDEEVKTDEDVLKLGILQGDFVSFETRTRILDNGYIKSRYLDDKLCVAQILSYIKYLKDNNLKPKTDLYVYFSNYEEIGHGVSVFPEDLDEFIAVDIGLVAGEDAHGDEKKVQIIAKDSRSTYDFTLRKKLQETANKNNIKYTVGVYNRYGSDATTAILQGFDFKYACIGPNVDATHHYERCHNDGIVETVKLLIAYL
- a CDS encoding glycosyltransferase family 9 protein, producing the protein MFSQNDNINILVIRFKRIGDAILSLPLCHSLKLTFPNSKVDFVLYEEASPLFEGHPYIDNVITISKKEQKNPLKYIKKVFNVTKKKYDIIIDIMSTPKSELFCMFSRKSPFRIGRYKKKRGFFYNYKMKEKDSLNKVDKFLNQLLPPFEEAGFKVKRDYDFKFFAEEKEKEKYRQKMLEAGVDFSKPVIAFSIYSRVAHKIYPINRMKEVVKYLIDKHHAQIIFFYSADQKDEIQKIHKEMGDTKNIFSSIETPTIKDLVPFLENCDYYIGNEGGARHLAQGVGIPTFAIFNPSAELKEWLPFPSEKNMGISPIDMVEKKSIPIEEFYKMSPEEQFSLIDIETIKKMSDELIEKNKRK